The following proteins come from a genomic window of Sardina pilchardus chromosome 13, fSarPil1.1, whole genome shotgun sequence:
- the LOC134100049 gene encoding extracellular calcium-sensing receptor-like: protein MQVSLSLLLLAWTVSAATLLSPTLTSRYDTSDLCQLREQFNLPGMHQDGDVIIGGLFEIHIFAIFPEMSFRTKPENLQCHEFNVDGFKRALTMVFAVQEINRNPNLLPDIKLGYQISDNCMRLDVAFRAATALVSGSEKYFSMRNCTGSPPMLGIVGDPVSSHSIAISSVLGLFRVPMVSFFATCSCLSDRRRYPSFFRTIPSDAFQVRAMIQILKHFRWTWVGLVYDDDDYGRHAAKSFHEDVSAFGGCVAFSEVLPKDHDIVGIRKIMQTIQTSTSRVIVVFSTGSNLQPLMDEVRNFWQQMFSCRFEPEEASAVSEGRVCTGDEDLSKAVLTFSDVSDLRPSYNVYKAVYALAHSLHNLISCVPGQGPFEGNSCASLHDMQPWQLLHYLQSVNYTTSFGDHVSFDENGDALAIYDILNWHGMPDGTMKTRTVGVVDESRPTGKVLSIDEDKIFWNFESKKPPRSVCSESCPPGTRKAIKEGRPVCCFDCIPCADGEISNTTDSLECFRCPKEFWSSLDKDQCVPKEIEFLSYEEALGISLTTVSVLGACIAAVVLTIFVYHRHTPVVRANNSELSFLILLSLKLCFLCALLFIGQPRLWTCQLRHAAFGISFVLCVSSILVKTMVVIAVFKSSRPEGKGAMKWFGAPQQRGTVLILTSLQVAICVIWLSTASPTPHKNTHYQSSKIVFECAVGSVAGFATLLGYIGLLAAISFLLAFLARNLPDNFNEAKFITFSMLIFCAVWIAFVPAYVSSPGKYADAVEIFAILASSFGLLMAIFAPKCYIILLHPERNTKKALMGRGST, encoded by the exons ATGCAGGTCTCTCTGAGTCTCCTTCTGCTGGCCTGGACAGTGTCTGCAGCcactctgctctctcccaccctcaccTCCAGATATGATACATCTGACCTCTGCCAGTTGCGGGAGCAGTTCAATCTGCCTGGGATGCACCAGGATGGAGATGTGATCATAGGAGGACTGTTTGAGATACACATCTTTGCTATTTTTCCAGAGATGTCTTTCAGGACAAAGCCAGAGAACCTCCAGTGTCATGA GTTTAACGTGGACGGTTTCAAAAGAGCACTGACAATGGTTTTTGCTGTGCAAGAAATAAACAGAAACCCAAACCTGCTCCCTGACATAAAGCTAGGCTATCAAATATCTGACAATTGCATGAGGCTGGACGTGGCATTCCGAGCTGCCACAGCTCTTGTCAGCGGATCTGAAAAGTATTTTTCCATGCGGAATTGCACTGGATCGCCTCCTATGTTAGGTATTGTGGGGGATCCTGTGTCCTCTCACTCAATTGCCATATCCAGTGTACTGGGACTGTTCCGTGTTCCAATG GTAAGCTTCTTTGCCACCTGTTCCTGCTTAAGTGATAGACGGCGCTACCCCTCTTTTTTCAGGACTATTCCCAGTGATGCATTCCAAGTGAGAGCTATGATACAGATATTGAAGCACTTCAGATGGACATGGGTGGGTCTCgtctatgatgatgatgactatgGCCGCCATGCTGCTAAGTCTTTCCATGAGGATGTCTCTGCATTTGGTGGCTGTGTGGCATTCTCAGAAGTGCTGCCCAAAGACCATGATATTGTGGGGATCAGAAAGATCATGCAGACAATTCAGACATCCACCTCTCGAGTGATTGTGGTCTTTTCAACCGGGTCAAATCTACAGCCCCTCATGGATGAAG TGAGGAATTTCTGGCAGCAAATGTTCAGTTGCAGGTTTGAGCCAGAGGAGGCCTCGGCAGTATCTGAGGGAAGAGTGTGTACAGGAGACGAAGACCTGAGCAAAGCTGTTTTAACATTCAGTGATGTGTCTGACCTCAGACCCTCCTATAATGTCTATAAAGCAGTCTATGCCCtggcacattctctccacaaccTGATAAGCTGTGTCCCTGGGCAAGGGCCCTTTGAAGGGAATAGCTGTGCCAGTCTGCATGATATGCAACCCTGGCag TTGCTTCACTACCTACAGTCAGTGAACTACACAACAAGTTTTGGGGATCACGTGTCTTTTGACGAGAATGGCGATGCCTTGGCCATATACGACATCTTGAACTGGCATGGGATGCCAGATGGAACAATGAAGACCAGAACCGTGGGTGTTGTAGATGAATCGCGGCCAACTGGGAAAGTGCTCAGTATAGATGAGGACAAAATCTTCTGGAATTTTGAATCAAAAAAA CCTCCTAGGTCAGTGTGTAGTGAGTCCTGCCCCCCAGGAACTAGAAAAGCCATAAAGGAAGGACGACCTGTCTGCTGCTTTGATTGTATACCTTGTGCTGATGGAGAGATCAGTAACACTACAG ATTCTCTTGAATGTTTCAGATGTCCAAAGGAGTTCTGGTCAAGTCTGGATAAAGATCAATGTGTCCCCAAGGAGATCGAGTTTCTCTCCTATGAAGAGGCTTTGGGCATCTCATTGACAACAGTATCTGTTCTTGGGGCGTGCATTGCTGCTGTGGTCCTTACAATATTTGTTTACCACCGTCATACTCCTGTAGTGAGAGCCAACAACTCTGAACTGAGCTTCCTGATTCTGCTTTCACTAAAACTCTGTTTCCTGTGTGCACTGCTGTTCATTGGTCAGCCCAGGCTATGGACCTGTCAGCTCCGCCATGCAGCATTTGGTATCAGCTTTGTACTCTGTGTCTCTAGCATTCTGGTCAAGACAATGGTTGTGATTGCAGTTTTTAAGTCCTCAAGACCTGAAGGAAAAGGGGCCATGAAGTGGTTTGGGGCACCCCAGCAAAGAGGCACTGTCCTCATCCTAACCTCTCTCCAAGTGGCCATCTGTGTGATCTGGCTCTCCACTGCCTCTCCTACACCTCACAAAAACACTCACTACCAGAGCTCCAAGATTGTGTTTGAATGTGCAGTGGGCTCAGTGGCAGGGTTTGCTACATTATTGGGCTACATAGGCCTTCTGGCAGCCATCAGCTTTTTGTTAGCTTTCTTAGCAAGAAACCTCCCAGATAATTTCAATGAGGCCAAGTTCATTACCTTCAGCATGCTCATCTTCTGTGCTGTGTGGATTGCTTTTGTTCCTGCCTATGTCAGTTCCCCTGGTAAGTATGCAGATGCAGTGGAGATCTTTGCAATCCTGGCCTCCAGCTTTGGCCTTCTCATGGCCATTTTTGCTCCAAAGTGCTACATAATTCTCCTGCATCCAGAGAGAAACACCAAAAAGGCACTCATGGGCCGAGGCTCTACATGA
- the LOC134100050 gene encoding extracellular calcium-sensing receptor-like yields MSADTLLSPTLTSRSDTSDLCQLQEQFNLPGLHQDGDVIIGGLFEIHMFAFFPEMSFRTKPEQLRCYEFNLDGFKRALTMVFAVQEINRNPNLLPYINLGYQMSDNCMRMDVAIRAATALVSGSEKSFSMRNCTGLPPVLGIVGDPASSHSIAISSVLGLFQVPMVSFFATCSCLSDRRRYPSFFRTIPSDAFQVRAMIQILKHFSWTWVGLIYSDDDYGRHAAKSFHEDVSAFGGCVAFSEVLPKDNDIVEIRKIMQVIQTSTSQVIVVFSTGSYLLPLMDEVVRQNITRQWIASEAWSTASTFLIPRLLPLFRGTLGIAIRRGEIEGLKEFLLSVHPDNNTDSMVTKFWQHMFSCRFEPEEALAMSEGRVCTGDEDLSKADLAYSDVSDLRPSYNVYKAVYALAHSLHNLMSCVPGQGPFKGNSCASLHDMQPWQFLHYLQSVNYTTSFGDHVSFDENGDALAIYDILNWHGMPDGTMKARTVGVVDESQPTGKVLSLDEDRIFWNFQSKKPPRSVCSEPCPPGTRKARRKGLPVCCFDCLPCADGEISNTTDSLECFRCSKEFWSSLQKDQCVPKEVEFLSYEEALGISLTTVSVLGACIAAVVLAIFVYHRHTPVVRANNSELSFLILLSLKLCFLCALLFIGQPRLWTCQLRHAAFGISFVLCVSSILVKTMVVIAVFKSSRPEGKGAVKWFGAPQQRGTVIVLTSLQVAICVIWLSTASPTPHKNTHYQSSKIVFECAVGSVAGFATLLGYIGLLAAISFLLAFLARNLPDNFNEAKFITFSMLIFCAVWIAFVPAYVSSPGKYADAVEIFAILASSFGLLMAIFAPKCYIILLHPERNTKKALMGRASK; encoded by the exons ATGTCAGCAGAcactctgctctctcccaccctcaccTCCAGATCTGATACATCTGACCTCTGCCAGTTGCAGGAGCAGTTCAATCTGCCTGGGCTTCACCAGGATGGAGATGTGATCATAGGCGGACTGTTTGAGATACAtatgtttgctttttttccaGAAATGTCTTTCAGGACAAAACCAGAGCAGCTTCGGTGTTATGA GTTTAACTTGGATGGTTTCAAAAGAGCACTGACAATGGTTTTTGCTGTGCAAGAGATCAACAGAAACCCAAACCTGCTTCCTTATATAAATCTTGGCTATCAAATGTCTGACAACTGTATGAGGATGGATGTGGCAATCCGAGCTGCCACAGCTCTCGTCAGCGGATCTGAAAAGTCTTTTTCCATGCGGAATTGCACTGGGCTACCCCCTGTGTTAGGCATTGTGGGGGATCCTGCATCCTCTCACTCAATTGCCATATCCAGTGTACTAGGACTGTTCCAGGTTCCCATG GTAAGCTTCTTTGCCACCTGTTCCTGCTTAAGTGATAGACGGCGCTACCCCTCTTTTTTCAGGACTATTCCCAGTGACGCCTTCCAAGTGAGAGCTATGATACAGATATTGAAGCACTTCAGTTGGACATGGGTGGGTCTCATCTATAGTGATGATGACTATGGCCGCCATGCTGCTAAGTCTTTCCATGAGGATGTCTCTGCATTTGGTGGCTGTGTGGCATTCTCAGAAGTGCTGCCCAAAGACAATGATATTGTGGAGATCAGAAAGATCATGCAGGTGATTCAGACATCCACCTCACAAGTGATTGTGGTTTTTTCAACCGGGTCATACCTACTGCCCCTCATGGATGAAGTAGTACGTCAGAATATAACACGGCAGTGGATTGCCAGTGAGGCATGGTCCACAGCTAGTACATTTCTTATCCCTCGCCTGCTCCCTCTATTCAGAGGCACTCTGGGCATTGCCATCCGGCGTGGAGAGATTGAAGGACTGAAGGAGTTCCTATTGAGTGTTCACCCCGACAACAACACTGACAGTATGGTGACAAAGTTCTGGCAGCACATGTTCAGCTGCCGTTTTGAGCCAGAAGAGGCTTTGGCCATGTCTGAGGGAAGAGTGTGTACTGGAGACGAGGACCTGAGCAAAGCTGATTTGGCGTATAGTGATGTGTCTGACCTCAGACCCTCCTATAACGTCTATAAAGCAGTCTATGCCCtggcacattctctccacaaccTGATGAGCTGTGTTCCTGGGCAAGGGCCCTTTAAAGGGAACAGCTGTGCCAGTCTACATGACATGCAACCCTGGCAG TTTCTTCACTACTTACAATCAGTGAACTACACAACAAGTTTCGGGGATCACGTGTCTTTTGACGAGAATGGCGATGCCTTGGCCATATACGACATCTTGAACTGGCATGGGATGCCAGATGGAACAATGAAGGCCAGAACAGTGGGTGTTGTAGATGAATCACAACCAACGGGGAAGGTGCTCAGTCTAGATGAGGACAGAATCTTCTGGAACTTTCAATCAAAAAAA CCTCCAAGGTCAGTGTGTAGTGAGCCCTGTCCCCCTGGAACTAGAAAAGCCAGAAGGAAAGGACTACCTGTCTGCTGCTTTGACTGCCTTCCTTGTGCTGATGGAGAGATCAGTAACACTACAG ATTCTCTTGAATGCTTCAGATGTTCAAAAGAGTTCTGGTCAAGCCTGCAGAAAGACCAATGTGTCCCCAAGGAGGTTGAGTTTCTCTCCTATGAAGAGGCTTTGGGCATCTCATTGACAACAGTGTCTGTTCTTGGGGCGTGCATTGCTGCTGTGGTCCTTGCAATATTTGTTTACCACCGTCATACTCCTGTAGTGAGAGCCAACAACTCCGAACTGAGCTTCCTGATTCTGCTTTCACTAAAACTCTGTTTCCTGTGTGCACTGCTGTTCATTGGTCAGCCCAGGCTATGGACCTGTCAGCTCCGCCATGCAGCATTTGGTATCAGCTTTGTACTCTGTGTCTCTAGCATTCTGGTCAAGACAATGGTTGTGATTGCAGTTTTTAAGTCCTCAAGACCTGAAGGAAAAGGGGCCGTGAAGTGGTTTGGGGCACCCCAGCAAAGAGGCACTGTCATTGTCCTAACCTCTCTCCAAGTGGCCATCTGTGTGATCTGGCTCTCCACTGCCTCTCCTACACCTCACAAAAACACTCACTACCAGAGCTCCAAGATTGTGTTTGAATGTGCAGTGGGCTCAGTGGCTGGGTTTGCTACATTATTGGGTTACATAGGCCTTCTGGCAGCCATTAGCTTTTTGTTAGCTTTCTTAGCAAGAAACCTCCCAGATAATTTCAACGAGGCCAAGTTCATTACCTTCAGCATGCTCATCTTCTGTGCTGTGTGGATTGCTTTTGTTCCTGCCTATGTCAGTTCCCCTGGTAAGTATGCAGATGCAGTGGAGATCTTTGCAATCCTGGCCTCCAGCTTTGGCCTTCTCATGGCCATTTTTGCTCCAAAGTGCTACATAATTCTCCTGCATCCAGAGAGAAACACCAAAAAGGCACTCATGGGTCGAGCCTCTAAATGA
- the LOC134099855 gene encoding extracellular calcium-sensing receptor, translating into MSEAAEQEPSCLRWDQPEGVDDRGLSQDGDVVIGGLFVVHNQPPTLDLSFIRTPGLKPCFGFQKQPLRWAHALIFAVEEINRNPYLLPGVRLGYQILDNCSRYPWSVRAAMSLISGGNHSCESTGPVRVIVGDASSTQTIMLSRILSPLQVPLISYQASCACLSNRREFPNVFRTIPSDVYQARTMARLAEHYGWTWVGAVVVNNDYGLLAVQAFQERAQGTGTCLAFFETLNRETLAQDVDRAATTVQMSSARVVLVFAWYTDVEALLLELARRNVTGRQFLASEAWSTSSYLLNNPALRTIGNGVLGVAIRSAPIPGLEAHLRRLHPSQHPGDALLRDLWREEFGCDPDSESGSDSLPPCSGTESLEEVQSTFTDTTSLRVTYNVYLAVYAAAHAFHSLLSCSPIHTEVNTSQQCSTDYNISAAEVLQHLSQVNFTTQLGENFIFHGGDIPAVYDLVNWQLAPNGVLKYITVGRVEGSKLHLEESAIWWTTGSQVPVSVCSQSCPSGTRKARRKGEPICCFDCLPCADGEISNTTDSLTCDRCPLEFWSNDQKSMCVPLTVEFLSFTDAMGITLTTVAVSGAVMTAAVAVVFLYNRHTPIVKANNSELSFMLLMSLKLCFLCSLLFMGQPTDWSCRIQQAAFGISFVLCISCILVKTIVVLAVFRSARPGSDSLMKWFGPGQQRGSVFLFTCVQVVICAAWLSLKPPQPHRNIGLKGSKIILECTLGSVEGFATLLGYIGLLAAICFLLAFFARRLPDNFNEAKFITFSMLIFCAVWVAFVPAYVSSPGKYAIAVEIFAILSSSYGLLLCIFAPKCFIILIQPQKNTKKFLMGKI; encoded by the exons ATGTCTGAGGCGGCAGAGCAGGAGCCGAGCTGTTTGCGTTGGGACCAACCTGAAGGGGTTGATGACCGTGGCCTCTCTCAGGATGGAGACGTGGTCATTGGAGGGCTCTTTGTGGTGCATAACCAGCCACCGACTCTAGACTTAAGTTTTATCAGGACACCTGGTCTCAAACCTTGCTTTGG TTTTCAGAAGCAACCTCTCCGTTGGGCCCATGCTTTGATATTTGCTGTTGAGGAGATAAACAGGAACCCCTACCTCCTGCCAGGAGTGCGGCTGGGCTACCAAATCTTAGACAACTGTAGTCGTTACCCCTGGTCAGTACGAGCAGCAATGTCTTTGATCAGCGGGGGGAATCATTCATGTGAGTCTACTGGACCTGTGCGTGTTATTGTAGGCGATGCATCCTCAACCCAAACTATCATGCTGTCCAGAATCCTCAGCCCGCTGCAGGTGCCACTG ATCAGCTATCAAGCCAGCTGTGCCTGTCTGAGTAATAGACGAGAGTTCCCCAACGTGTTCCGCACAATTCCCAGTGACGTGTATCAGGCTCGCACCATGGCCCGCCTTGCTGAGCATTATGGGTGGACTTGGGTGGGAGCTGTGGTTGTGAATAACGACTATGGACTACTGGCGGTGCAAGCCTTCCAAGAGCGGGCACAGGGCACCGGGACATGCCTGGCTTTTTTTGAGACGCTAAACCGCGAGACCTTGGCCCAGGACGTGGACCGGGCAGCAACTACTGTGCAGATGTCTTCGGCAcgggtggtgctggtgtttgCCTGGTACACAGATGTGGAGGCACTGCTGCTGGAGCTTGCCCGCAGGAACGTGACCGGTAGACAGTTCCTGGCCAGTGAGGCCTGGAGCACCAGCTCATACCTACTCAATAACCCTGCCCTGAGAACTATTGGGAATGGAGTCCTGGGAGTGGCCATTAGGAGTGCCCCCATCCCAGGACTAGAGGCACACTTGCGCAGGCTTCATCCCTCCCAACACCCTGGAGACGCCCTTCTGAGAGACCTTTGGAGGGAGGAGTTTGGTTGTGACCCTGACAGTGAGTCTGGTTCTGACTCCTTACCACCCTGCAGTGGGACAGAGAGCCTGGAAGAAGTGCAAAGCACCTTCACAGATACAACTTCTCTTCGGGTGACTTATAATGTCTATCTGGCTGTGTATGCTGCTGCACATGCCTTCCACTCTCTACTGTCGTGCAGTCCaatacacacagaggtgaaCACCAGCCAGCAGTGCTCCACTGACTACAATATCAGTGCGGCTGAG GTTTTGCAACACCTCAGTCAAGTGAATTTCACCACTCAGCTCGGGGAGAATTTCATCTTCCATGGTGGGGACATCCCAGCCGTCTATGACCTTGTGAACTGGCAGTTGGCCCCCAACGGAGTGCTGAAGTACATCACAGTTGGACGTGTGGAGGGATCCAAGCTGCATCTGGAAGAGTCGGCCATCTGGTGGACAACTGGATCACAA GTTCCAGTATCTGTGTGCAGCCAGTCCTGTCCGTCAGGAACTCGAAAAGCGAGACGGAAGGGGGAGCCAATCTGCTGCTTTGACTGCCTTCCCTGTGCAGACGGAGAGATAAGCAACACAACTG ATTCTCTGACTTGTGATCGCTGCCCTCTGGAGTTCTGGTCCAACGATCAGAAGAGCATGTGTGTTCCTCTCACTGTGgagtttctctctttcactgacgCCATGGGCATCACGCTCACAACTGTTGCTGTGTCAGGTGCTGTGATGACAGCAGCTGTAGCTGTTGTGTTTCtgtacaacagacacacacccatcgTGAAGGCCAACAATTCTGAGCTCAGCTTCATGCTCCTGATGTCACTCAAGCTGTGCTTCCTGTGTTCTTTGTTGTTCATGGGTCAGCCAACAGACTGGTCGTGTCGCATTCAACAGGCAGCTTTTGGGATCAGTTTTGTCCTGTGTATCTCCTGCATCCTGGTAAAGACTATAGTGGTCCTGGCTGTCTTTCGGTCAGCAAGACCTGGGTCTGATTCTTTGATGAAATGGTTTGGACCAGGTCAACAAAGAGGCAGTGTTTTTCTCTTTACCTGTGTCCAAGTGGTTATATGTGCTGCATGGCTATCTTTGAAACCTCCTCAGCCTCACCGTAATATTGGGCTAAAGGGATCGAAGATCATTCTAGAATGTACTCTGGGATCGGTGGAAGGGTTTGCGACATTACTTGGCTACATTGGTCTGCTGGCAGCCATTTGCTTCTTGTTGGCATTTTTTGCTAGGAGGCTTCCCGATAATTTCAATGAGGCCAAGTTCATCACCTTCAGCATGCTCATATTTTGTGCTGTGTGGGTGGCATTTGTCCCTGCCTATGTGAGCTCACCAGGAAAGTATGCCATCGCTGTAGAGATCTTTGCTATTTTATCATCCAGTTATGGCCTCCTTCTTTGCATATTTGCTCCAAAATGTTTCATTATATTAATACAACCACAAAAAAACACCAAGAAATTTCTTATGggaaaaatatga